A portion of the Rhodanobacter sp. AS-Z3 genome contains these proteins:
- a CDS encoding MFS transporter has product MLTSLRSSTPLLLSTAFLLMGVGLLHTHIALEGRTLGFSVAMIGVLTSAYYAGFLIGTYTVPRLTHRIGHIRTFAFCAALLTLVVLIQALDPAYGVWLVLRVLQGLMLVGLYAIIESWLNAASDTAHRSSVFAVYMMVNLGASAAAQQFLRIRGEGFVLFCVVAILFCAASLPVVASRQPQPHLRAVPRVQVRRLFRLAPTALVTALLSGLALGAFWGLLPVYAAARGLGVGEIGTYLSVAIAGGVVLQWPLGRFSDRIDRRLALSVISATAALAALVNLFLPSVGGAAAMLVIFVFGGMSFTLYPIAVAHLVDYVDRDELLTASSTVLLLNGVGSAVGPLVAGALMSLLQPQWLFVWFALLDAMIASYAFYRFVHRKREVTPDDSFMPMVNTTPGSLDIHPTQDVP; this is encoded by the coding sequence ATGTTGACCAGTCTCCGCTCTTCCACGCCGCTGCTGTTGAGCACCGCCTTTCTGCTGATGGGGGTGGGTCTGCTGCACACACACATTGCATTGGAAGGCCGCACGCTCGGCTTTTCGGTGGCGATGATCGGTGTGTTGACCTCGGCGTATTACGCCGGCTTCCTGATTGGCACCTATACGGTTCCCCGGCTGACCCATCGCATCGGGCACATCCGCACCTTCGCGTTTTGCGCGGCACTGCTGACCCTGGTGGTGCTGATACAGGCACTGGATCCGGCGTACGGGGTATGGCTGGTGCTGCGCGTGCTGCAGGGACTGATGCTGGTCGGCTTGTACGCCATTATCGAAAGCTGGTTGAACGCCGCTTCCGATACGGCGCATCGCAGTTCAGTGTTTGCGGTGTACATGATGGTGAACCTCGGCGCCAGCGCCGCCGCGCAACAGTTCCTGCGCATTCGTGGCGAGGGCTTCGTGTTGTTCTGCGTGGTGGCAATTCTGTTTTGCGCCGCCAGCCTGCCGGTCGTCGCCAGCCGTCAGCCGCAACCCCACCTGCGCGCGGTGCCCAGGGTGCAGGTCCGGCGCCTGTTCCGGTTGGCGCCCACCGCACTGGTGACCGCGCTGCTGTCGGGACTCGCACTCGGTGCGTTCTGGGGACTGTTGCCCGTGTATGCCGCAGCGCGTGGCCTGGGTGTCGGCGAAATCGGTACCTACCTGAGCGTGGCGATTGCCGGTGGCGTGGTGTTGCAGTGGCCGCTGGGACGCTTTTCCGACCGCATCGATCGCCGCCTTGCGCTGTCGGTGATCAGTGCCACGGCGGCGTTGGCGGCGCTGGTCAATCTGTTCCTGCCCAGCGTCGGTGGCGCAGCGGCGATGCTGGTGATCTTCGTGTTTGGCGGCATGAGTTTCACCTTGTATCCGATCGCGGTGGCGCATCTGGTCGACTACGTGGACCGTGACGAATTGTTGACCGCATCCAGCACGGTCCTGCTGTTGAACGGCGTGGGTTCGGCCGTGGGGCCATTGGTGGCCGGCGCGCTGATGAGCCTGTTGCAACCGCAATGGCTGTTTGTCTGGTTTGCGCTGCTCGACGCCATGATTGCCAGCTACGCGTTCTACCGCTTCGTTCACCGCAAGCGCGAAGTAACGCCGGATGACAGTTTCATGCCGATGGTCAACACCACGCCGGGTTCGCTGGATATCCACCCGACCCAGGATGTCCCATAA